One Bythopirellula goksoeyrii genomic window, AACATCCATCCGGTTTGTTCGGCAATTTGGAACAGGTTGGCACGTAACAAGAGCAGAGGGATGGCCAACGGAACAAGAAAGTCACCTACAAATGCATAGCTGGGGGCTTCAGTCGGCATGACACCTATATTTGAGAGCACCATAGCGAGCACCAGCGCAAGGACAGGACCACTCAGCTTGGCAGCCCACTTGTAGGACTGCTCCAGCCAAATTGCAGTCGTTGTGCCAACAATGATTACTGCCCAGAGAGCCCATGTGTTGTCCGGACTAATGAGAGAATTCATAGGTATAGTGTTCTGACTAATCCAGAGACATGCGTGGTAAGAATGTACCTATCGATAGCTTTCCAGTTACTGCTGAGATCGTCGCTCTAATTTCATGTTTGCTAAAGTTGCTGCGTGAACCAAGCTTTCCGTGTCTTGTTCGAATACAAGGTATTCATCGGCATATAGGCCTTCGGGCATTTTGAAAACAGTTGCAGTTACAGGTGTCAGGCGGTAATCAACTTCGTTTTCCGTCATCGCATAAAGGTGACCATGGTGTGCAGAGATTACTAAGGGAATGAATTCAGGCCCATAACTTCCCAAGTAGTTATTCCACTTCTTCGGGATTGAAGTCGGTATCGATGGGACCTTAGTAAAATCCTGATCGAGAGCACGAAATCCAATGACCTTGTTCGATTCGTCTCGCTTAAACTCAAGAGTACCCCGGTTCATAATTCGTCCATCAATTTCGAACTTGAGAGGACCGATGGGGCGGACCGACATCGGCTGACCACCAATATTCGCCACGAGTTGATCACCTTTCATCTTGAGTTCGGCCCAGTGCACCGGAGACTCAAATTGGCCAATGAACGCCGCAAGCTGCTCAATTTCCATATCGATAGTAGCGGGAATATCTCGTACCGGTTCTCCGATCTTTGCCGCAAGCATTAGATCCAAAGCGGTTTCGGAAATTCGCTTTACGCGGCCAGCTACGAGATCTGAATTGGTAAAAACTACAACGGCAATCCGTGGCTTTGGCAGCACAACGAGGGACGCACTGAACCCGTAGACGGCACCCGTGTGTTGAATCGTGCGATACCTGCCGTGCTTCCCTGCGAAGAATCCTAGACCAAAACCGGTGTCATTTTCTGTCAGCTGGGGAATCGACATCTGTGCGAGAGTTTCAGACTGGACGATTCTTGCTTTTGGCACAGTGCCTCCCGCCAGCAACATTTTGGCGAAATGGGCCATATCGTTCACAGTAGAATAAAGATTGCCGGCTGGAATAGTACCCAGTTCAAACTTCGGCGCCACGCATTCAAAGAAACCACCTTTTCCATCGGCTACACGCATATAACCTGTTGCCAGCTTATCGCGAATCCGATCATCGACACGAAAGCTTGAATGGTTCATGCCAATTGGATCGAGAAGTTTCTCTCTTAGACACTGTTCATAGGAGCATTCACTAGTTTTGGCTACAGCCTGACCGACTACCGTGGCACCAATATTCGAGTAGCGTGTTTTCGTGTTCGGAGGATTTACCAAAACGCACGATTCGAGACTAGCTATACTCTCCTCGATACTAGGCTCTGAGTCGTCAAAGTAGCTACCTACAGGCGACTCTCGCACCAGACCTGAGCGATGGCACATAAATTGGCGCAAAGTGACAGGAGAGGCGTTTTCAAACGGTACTACAATGCGAAACCCAGGCAGAGCTTGCTGTAGAGGTACATCAAGATCAAGCTTGTCTTGCTCTACTAGTTGCATGGCGGCAAGGGCGGTAAATACTTTTGAAATCGATCCAACCCGATAAACCGTATCATCGGTAGCCGGCACCTGCTGCTGCTTATCCGCATAGCCGTAGCCTGCCGATAACACGATTCGCTGACCGTCAATCACCGCAACCGAAACTCCCGTTAGTATCCCTCTCTGCAATTCGTCAGCAATCTCCTTCTCCAGTTGAGATATAGCTGCCCCGTAATCGAAGCCAGTTAATTCGGCAGGATGCTGGATTTCAGCGATAGTAGGGTTGGTGAATAAAGCAGTAGACATTGCAGTGATAGTCAGACTACGTAAACACGTCAGCAGATTGTGAGTATTAATCATAAATGTCTTCCAAATGCTTCGGTCAACTTCTTTATCATTTCTTCTGTATGCGTTGCAAATACTGCGATGCGGAGGGCTCCACGCGCACCGAGCCCAGCGTATTCAGACTTGTAGTCAATAAGAATTCCTTCCTCAGCCAATCCATGTTGAATGCGTCGCATGTTTTGTGAATCTCCGAGTTCAAGACTTACAATCGGCACAGGTGTGAGTTCGATTTCCAAGCCCAGATCGTTAAGCCCCTGCTTCAGCCGCAGTGCATTTTGCTTAACCCCAGCAACAAGGTTAGGCGTATTAGCCACAAGTTTCAAAGCCATGGCACTGGCTGCCGCGACAGGGATTGGGGGAGCACTTGCTCCGCTGTAGTAATGTGACGAACTCCTTGCACTCTCGATAAAAGTATTCGTGCCGGCAATGATACCACCATAACCCCCGAAGGCTTTACTGAGCGTGCCGACTGCAAATAACCGTGGAGAACCGGCTATGTCTTGATTAGGTGGCAATTCATTTATGCCTCGCTGTGGGATGCCGTGATGTTCGAAGGTACCACATCCTCGCTCTCCCAACACTCCAAATGCGTGACAGTCATCCAAACAGAGCATTGCACCTTCGATATCCTCCAGGACATCTAGATATTCTTTCACGGGGGCAATGGCTCCGCTCGACGCGAACACTCCATCACTCAACACGATCGGCACTTGGCCGGGTCGCAGGCGATCTTTCAGCAGTTCTCGTAAAGCCTCGGCCTCAAGGTGAGCGAATTGATATGTGGGAAGGTCGAAGCAGCGGCAAGCATCCACGACACTGTAATGTGAGTTCTCGTCCAGTAGAAAAACGCTTCCTGGTTTGGCAAGCACTGAGAGAACAACATGATTGCCTAAATAACCTGACGCAAAATAGTAAGCCGCTTCACTATCCCAGAAACGAGCGGCAAGTTCCTCAACCTCTATAATAGGAGGAGCATTTCCGTAACCGGAACGCGAAGTGGCCGTGCCAAGGCCATAGGCTCGCGTAGCTTCGATTGAAGCCTGAATCAAATCTGCGTGACCATGCAAACCCAAATATCCAGTACCGCAGAAATAGAGGTACTGACAGTCATCAACTTTGGTTTCTGGGCCAGGCGGGCTTTGCATCAAATGCATTTAGACATTGCCTCGAGACGATTTTTTCCGGCGAACGCAACAACCAAAGCAACATACCCAGATTTCCCTCAGCGCACAGGCCAGGCATAGAGGTAGCTAATCACGTTCTCATAATCTAGTAAAATCGAGTATGGCGAGAAGCTGCCGTCAGCAGACACACTTTGCCATGCAATTTTGTCTCAGACAAGGAGATTTCGTGTCTGAGTCTCTATATTTTTCATTAGCTCTTCAACCGGATTGATTAAATGCATTTGAAAGCCAATAAGCGGACATTGCGGCCCACTGTGACTATTGATTGCCAAGAAGTGATCTGTGTGACATGCTCAAAAGTATCTGAGGCATCGAAGTGAGTTTTCAAGTCGACAAGTGAAAAGTGGAATGAAGCCCCAACCAGAGATGCGAAATGAAGAACGTTTCTAGACTAGTAATTATATGCTTGGCTTGCTTTCATTCGGAGCCAGTCCAGGGAGAAGGCCTCCGTGTACAGTACGACCTAGTGATCAAATCCGGTCTTATTGTCGACGGATCTGGAGCCTCACCTTTTACAGGAGATGTCGCTGTATTGGACGGTCGCATTACAGCTATTGGAATAATTGATGCGAAATCGGCTAGAGAGGTGATTGACGCCTCAGGTCTGATTATCGCACCAGGATTCATCGACATGATGGTACAGACGGCGACTCCGATTCTAGAGAACGCTGAAGCATCGCTTGGTCTTTTAACTCAAGGTATTACAACTATCAACGCTTGTGGGGGAAACTCAGCAGCGCCTACCGACCCGGAAATTGTGGGCCAGACTGGCTGGAGGAAGATGTCAGGTTATTTGCAAGCATTGGACCAAAAAGGGTTGCCCATCAATGTTGCCCAGACGATTGGTCACAATCAAATACGTCGCATTGTGATGGGCGAGGTGGATCGTTCGCCAACAAACAAGGATCTTCGGAAGATGCAGGATTTAGTCAAAGAGGCAATGGATTCGGGCGCAATTGGTATCTCCACGGCATTGAATTCTCCGCCAGCTATGTATGCGCAAACAGAAGAAATTGCTGCACTAGCACGTGTTGCCGGAAAATATGGCGGTGGTTACTTTACTGAGCTGCGAAGTGAAGGAGATCACTTCCTAGAAGCACTCGAAGAGGCAATCACGATTGGCAAAATCGCGGATGTGCCGGTTCACATATCGCAACTCCAAGCAACGGGCAAATCAAACTGGCACAAACTACCCCTTGCTCTCAAAAAAATTGAATCTGCACGAGATCGAGGAGAAAAGGTTTCTGCAGACATATGTCCCTCTTGTGATAACCCTAAGAACTCTCAAAACAACGTCTTTGCAATTCAACAAGAATACGTTTCCTTCTCCACCGGCGTGGGCTTACTAGCGTCTAAAGACATCCTGACTCATCCGCGTTCATTGGGAGCATTCCGATGTCTTTTCTCACACTATGTACGGGATCTTGAAGTCGTTACTCTTGAGCAAGCCGTTTCACAGTCAACAGCTATAGCTTCTAGTGAGATAATGGCAAAAGATAGGGGGCACATTGCCATTGGCTCACCTGCAGACCTGATCGTCTTTGACGATGAGGCATTTCAAGAAGCCTCTAGTCTGAGCCAACCTCAAGATCCATCAAAAGGCATGAAATATGTGCTCGTGAATGGTGTTATGGCGCTCCGAAATGGGAAGCTAACAGGAAATCGTTCGGGAATGGTTCTACGAGGACCGGGCTATCAAGAGGAGCTGGCTCCGCAAAATATCGCGACAGGTGCTACTTGCAGTAGCTTCGCTAAGATTGATTCAATAATGAAAGAGAGCTTGGCAAAGCACCATATCCCCGGAGCATCACTGGCAATTACGGATCAGGGGCGACTGGTTTACTCTCGAGGGTTTGGCTATGCCGATCTTGAGTCACAACAACCAGTGACACCCACCACCCTCTTTCGTATTGCCAGCCTTGCCAAGCCAATTACTGCTGTGGCGATAATGAAGCTAGTAGAGTCGGAGCTGCTAGACCTTGACACACCTGTTTTTTCGGTCCTGAACAACTACGAACCTTTTATCGAGCAAAATGCCGCTTACGACGTTCGACTTCGTGACATTACCGTTCGTTATCTGCTGCAGCACCGAGGCGGATGGGACAGAGAGGTTTCTTTTGATCCAATGTTTCGATCTTATCATATTGCTGCTTCGCTCGGCACTTCTTCTCCAGCCACGCATGACGAGATCATCAGGTACATGCTGGGAAAACCGCTCGACTTCAATCCAGGCGAACGTTATGCCTATTCAAACTTTGGTTACTGCCTTTTGGGTAGAGTGATTGAGAAGCTTTCAGGATGCACCTATGAAAACTATGTCAAAAAACATGTACTTGAGCCTCTGGGTATCACTGACATGGAGATCGGAAGAACAGCATTCAAGCTTCATCGTTCTGGAGAATCTCGATATTACGATCCTCACTACGGCTACTCTGTATTTGACGATCACCTGAACGAAAAGGTACCTCAACCCTATGGCGCATGGCATCTCGAGGTAATGGACTCGCATGGAGGATGGATTGCGACAGCTGAGGACTTGCTGCGATTTGCAACTGCATTTGACCGTAAGCTACTCTCATCTGCTTCGGTGGAGCAAATGTTTGAACGTCCTCCTGGGCTTGCCGGTTGGACGGGAGACGGGAATAAGAATCAGATTTACTATGGTTTAGGTTGGCAAGTAAGGACAAATACTGCCGAGAACATTTCGTTACAAATGCATGCTGGCTCACTTCCCGGTACGAGCACGATAGTAGTTCGCCGATCAGATGGTCGTTGCTTTGCCCTGCTTTTTAATGCTCGAGAATCACCCTTCACGTCGCAGATAAACTACGAAGTATTTCCTGCACTAAATGAGGCTATCGACGAGATTGGCACCTGGCCAACATACGACCTCTTCTGCGAATAAATAGAGATGCTTCTCAATGCCCTCAGGAGCAGGAGCTATTTCTTAGGCTTGGCAGAGTATCAACGTTCTTGATCAGAATCGCAACGTGCCCAAATAAGAATTCCCATCAGGCGTTGTTGGTCTTCAGTACTTTTGACTTTAGACATCCAGTTGGTCCTTCTGGTCACGATAGCTTCCCGGCGTCATACCTGTTTCTCGTTTGAATACAACTCCCATATACTCCGTATGCTTGTAACCTGCTAGCCGTGCTATGCAGTCTAGCGAAAGATCGGTCATCCGTAATAATTCTTTGCATCTCTCTATCTGAACATTACGGATCTCTGTTTTTGGTGAACGTCCGAAGTATTCTCTGAAACTTCGTTCTAGCCAGCTTCTAGATACTTGCAAGTGATCTAACACATCTTGAACTGTCGCACCTTCGCAGGCATGTTCACGAATATACCTCAAAGCTCGTGCAACTTCTGGATCTGGAACTGCATAACTGTCGGTTGATTGTCGAACCGCGATGCCTAAAGAAGGAATCTCCAACATCTCTTTCTCGTTGGGAACGGGACCTTCTCGTTGCATAAGTTTGTCAAGACTTTTTGCAGCCTCGAACCCAATTCGCTCTGTGTCGAGAATAATACTGGACATTGGAGGATTTGTTAGGTTACAGATCAAATCATCATCATCGACTCCTAGTACCGCGATCTGCTCAGGAACCAATAGTTCTGCTCTACTGCAGGCGTCCAAAACGTGATGTCCAAGAAGGTCATTCGTTGCAAGTACTGCTACGGGTTTAGGTAGCGCAGCAAGCCACTTGGCGAGGCTGTCTTGATCCTGATTCCATTTTTGTGCCTGCACTCGAAAAGGCTGCTCGTAGACCTTGCACTCGTAATTGGAAAACTCAATTCCCTCTACAAAACCCTTTGTCCTTTGCTGGGACCAATACTGACCTTGATATTCGCAGCATGCGAAGTTTCGGAAACCTCGCTCAATAAAGTGCTGGGCTCCCAATCGCCCGATTGCTCGATCTGCCGAACAAATGCGGTGAATGCCCATGGGAGGCAAGAAGTTACTGAGATCAATCGCCGAGATATCACGACTCTCGATGATGCTTTTTGCCTCTGGGGATAGTTGCCTGGTGATAATCCCATCTCCGTCCCACCTTGAGAGAAGTCGATTTACATCACCGGTTAACTCATGCTGTTCTATATAGATAGACCAGGGACGACTTGACAGAAGATACTTAGAGATTCCGCGTAGAATACCTCGACCGTAAGTACGGGATGTCTCTACGTCCAAAGCAACTCTAAAACCAGTTGACATTGCGATCTTTTTTGTTTTCAAGAGATTGGGCTGATGCTATCTACAAGCCTATTAACTGATACTCAAAAGGACTTGTCTAGCAATGCAAAAAATCTACTAATGGATGGATCAACAAGCTCATCACCATTGAATGAACATCTACGTATCCTACTAAAGAGTTAATGCAAATAGCAAGAATAAATAGGATTAAGATCAATATACAACTCATTTCGCAACAGTAGAAAAAAAGTCAACAATCAATGACAAAAAAACTCCTTACGAGAGCTAAGCATCCTCCTTTTGAAATAATCTTTCCGTCCTTAGAATCCACCTTGTTGATGTTGCTCGAAGGAAGCGTCCTCTAGTGAAAAGACGCATAATCTCCTTGTCGCGACTGCAATTGGGAGCAAGATGGATTTGTAAGGGTAGCTGGCTTTGTAGTTTTCAAAACAGTCGGCCTTGGCACTTAAACTGGCTTATAGGTTCTTTTCTGAGTTTTAACTCTTATGCATGTGGAGGATATCTATGATGTTGCGTCAATGTTCTGTGGCTTTCGTTTTCGGTCTACCAGTCTTGTTGTTGAGTGTTCATTCTTATGCCGCAGTTAGTGTCTCGGTGGGAGATTTCTCTTTTGAAGAAGAAATTGCCCCTCCTACTGCAGAGGTAGTTGATGGCCCGGGTACCTGGGCTCAAGCCTGGAATGGGGGGTTTGCTGACCCATCCTTTTTGCCGGTCACTCAGCCACTCTATCCTAATCAGGATGGAAACTATCTGGGGAATATC contains:
- a CDS encoding XylR family transcriptional regulator, which gives rise to MSTGFRVALDVETSRTYGRGILRGISKYLLSSRPWSIYIEQHELTGDVNRLLSRWDGDGIITRQLSPEAKSIIESRDISAIDLSNFLPPMGIHRICSADRAIGRLGAQHFIERGFRNFACCEYQGQYWSQQRTKGFVEGIEFSNYECKVYEQPFRVQAQKWNQDQDSLAKWLAALPKPVAVLATNDLLGHHVLDACSRAELLVPEQIAVLGVDDDDLICNLTNPPMSSIILDTERIGFEAAKSLDKLMQREGPVPNEKEMLEIPSLGIAVRQSTDSYAVPDPEVARALRYIREHACEGATVQDVLDHLQVSRSWLERSFREYFGRSPKTEIRNVQIERCKELLRMTDLSLDCIARLAGYKHTEYMGVVFKRETGMTPGSYRDQKDQLDV
- a CDS encoding aminotransferase class I/II-fold pyridoxal phosphate-dependent enzyme codes for the protein MQSPPGPETKVDDCQYLYFCGTGYLGLHGHADLIQASIEATRAYGLGTATSRSGYGNAPPIIEVEELAARFWDSEAAYYFASGYLGNHVVLSVLAKPGSVFLLDENSHYSVVDACRCFDLPTYQFAHLEAEALRELLKDRLRPGQVPIVLSDGVFASSGAIAPVKEYLDVLEDIEGAMLCLDDCHAFGVLGERGCGTFEHHGIPQRGINELPPNQDIAGSPRLFAVGTLSKAFGGYGGIIAGTNTFIESARSSSHYYSGASAPPIPVAAASAMALKLVANTPNLVAGVKQNALRLKQGLNDLGLEIELTPVPIVSLELGDSQNMRRIQHGLAEEGILIDYKSEYAGLGARGALRIAVFATHTEEMIKKLTEAFGRHL
- a CDS encoding serine hydrolase domain-containing protein; translation: MINTHNLLTCLRSLTITAMSTALFTNPTIAEIQHPAELTGFDYGAAISQLEKEIADELQRGILTGVSVAVIDGQRIVLSAGYGYADKQQQVPATDDTVYRVGSISKVFTALAAMQLVEQDKLDLDVPLQQALPGFRIVVPFENASPVTLRQFMCHRSGLVRESPVGSYFDDSEPSIEESIASLESCVLVNPPNTKTRYSNIGATVVGQAVAKTSECSYEQCLREKLLDPIGMNHSSFRVDDRIRDKLATGYMRVADGKGGFFECVAPKFELGTIPAGNLYSTVNDMAHFAKMLLAGGTVPKARIVQSETLAQMSIPQLTENDTGFGLGFFAGKHGRYRTIQHTGAVYGFSASLVVLPKPRIAVVVFTNSDLVAGRVKRISETALDLMLAAKIGEPVRDIPATIDMEIEQLAAFIGQFESPVHWAELKMKGDQLVANIGGQPMSVRPIGPLKFEIDGRIMNRGTLEFKRDESNKVIGFRALDQDFTKVPSIPTSIPKKWNNYLGSYGPEFIPLVISAHHGHLYAMTENEVDYRLTPVTATVFKMPEGLYADEYLVFEQDTESLVHAATLANMKLERRSQQ
- a CDS encoding serine hydrolase; this encodes MIKSGLIVDGSGASPFTGDVAVLDGRITAIGIIDAKSAREVIDASGLIIAPGFIDMMVQTATPILENAEASLGLLTQGITTINACGGNSAAPTDPEIVGQTGWRKMSGYLQALDQKGLPINVAQTIGHNQIRRIVMGEVDRSPTNKDLRKMQDLVKEAMDSGAIGISTALNSPPAMYAQTEEIAALARVAGKYGGGYFTELRSEGDHFLEALEEAITIGKIADVPVHISQLQATGKSNWHKLPLALKKIESARDRGEKVSADICPSCDNPKNSQNNVFAIQQEYVSFSTGVGLLASKDILTHPRSLGAFRCLFSHYVRDLEVVTLEQAVSQSTAIASSEIMAKDRGHIAIGSPADLIVFDDEAFQEASSLSQPQDPSKGMKYVLVNGVMALRNGKLTGNRSGMVLRGPGYQEELAPQNIATGATCSSFAKIDSIMKESLAKHHIPGASLAITDQGRLVYSRGFGYADLESQQPVTPTTLFRIASLAKPITAVAIMKLVESELLDLDTPVFSVLNNYEPFIEQNAAYDVRLRDITVRYLLQHRGGWDREVSFDPMFRSYHIAASLGTSSPATHDEIIRYMLGKPLDFNPGERYAYSNFGYCLLGRVIEKLSGCTYENYVKKHVLEPLGITDMEIGRTAFKLHRSGESRYYDPHYGYSVFDDHLNEKVPQPYGAWHLEVMDSHGGWIATAEDLLRFATAFDRKLLSSASVEQMFERPPGLAGWTGDGNKNQIYYGLGWQVRTNTAENISLQMHAGSLPGTSTIVVRRSDGRCFALLFNARESPFTSQINYEVFPALNEAIDEIGTWPTYDLFCE